In the Lepidochelys kempii isolate rLepKem1 chromosome 3, rLepKem1.hap2, whole genome shotgun sequence genome, one interval contains:
- the LOC140908182 gene encoding uncharacterized protein, which translates to MQSSSAEVTMMESQNRKRAPTWTEREVRDLIAVWGEESVLSELRSSFRNAKTFVKISQGMKDRGHNRDPKQCRVKLKELRPAYQKTREANGLSGSEPQTCRFYDELHAILGGSATTTLAVLFDSFNGDGGNTEAGFGDEEDDDDEVVDSSQQASGETGFPDSQELFLTLDLEPVPPKPTQGCLLDPAGGEGTSAACVSMITGSSPSQRLVKIRKKKKCTQDEMFSELMLSSHTDRTVKSSTLSALRQLSRRRSLSQ; encoded by the exons atgcagagctcatcagcagaggtgaccatgatggagtcccagaatcgcaaaagagctccaacatggaccgaacgggaggtacgggatctgatcgctgtatggggagaggaatccgtgctatcagaactccgttccagttttcgaaatgccaaaacctttgtgaaaatctcccagggcatgaaggacagaggccataacagggacccgaagcagtgccgcgtgaaactgaaggagctgaggccagcctaccagaaaaccagagaggcgaacggcctctccgggtcagagccccaaacatgccgcttctatgatgagctgcatgccattttagggggttcagccaccactaccctagccgtgttgtttgactccttcaatggagatggaggcaacacggaagcaggttttggggacgaagaagatgatgatgatgaggttgtagatagctcacagcaagcaagcggagaaaccggttttcccgacagccaggaactgtttctcaccctggacctggagccagtaccccccaaacccacccaaggctgcctcctggacccggcaggcggagaagggacctccg ctgcatgtgtttcaatgatcacaggatcttctccttcccagaggctagtgaagattagaaagaaaaaaaaatgcactcaagatgaaatgttctccgagctcatgctgtcttcccacactgacaga